A genomic window from Silene latifolia isolate original U9 population chromosome 11, ASM4854445v1, whole genome shotgun sequence includes:
- the LOC141613913 gene encoding uncharacterized protein LOC141613913, whose translation MCRLFYDILRKSQTFEWTQEHEKAFREIKQYLSTPPLLSKPEQGEPMYLYLSATKAAVSAVLRPVVINYPLRTIMRKPKLSGRMVKWSVHLSGYDLKFEPRTAIKSQAIADFVSDFSHTLQEQADSEILTLSEAKGEQIEEEAFPQILEKHVISFIKRNMIEDYYARWNIKLFKSNPRNPQSNGQAESSNKMVMNNLKRRLEEIGANWADELPFVLWSDRTTPKVALGQTPFSLVYGAEAVIPSEVQVPTHRYVTEERNQVEMASSLDTNDEPRTSAQIRMAAYKQTTARSYNKNVRLRTLQVGDLVLRKVFPNTMNQSAGKFAYNWEGPYRIEGIVGNGAYKLETMDGEGVPRSWNIIHLKKYYV comes from the exons ATGTGTCGATTGTTCTATGACATCTTGAGGAAGAGCCAAACATTTGAGTGGACGCAGGAGCATGAAAAGGCGTTTAGGGAGATCAAACAGTACCTGAGCACCCCTCCACTTCTTTCCAAGCCAGAACAGGGAGAACCGATGTACTTGTATCTATCAGCGACAAAGGCGGCTGTAAGCGCTGTACTG agaccag TCGTGATCAACTACCCCCTGAGAACCATAATGAGGAAACCCAAACTGTCAGGGAGAATGGTTAAGTGGTCTGTCCACCTGAGTGGGTACGACCTGAAATTTGAACCCCGAACAGCCATAAAGTCCCAAGCCATTGCGgactttgtgtcagactttaGTCACACCCTTCAAGAACAAGCCGACAGTGAAATCTTGACCCTAAGTGAGGCTAAAGGGGAGCAG ATAGAGGAAGAAGCTTTCCCTCAGATCCTGGAgaagcatgtgatatctttcatcAAGAGGAACAT GATAGAAGACTACtacgccaggtggaacatcaagcTGTTTAAATCCAATCCTAGGAATCCGCAgtccaacggtcaggcagaatccagcaacAAGATGGTCATGAACAACCTGAAAAGAAGGCTGGAGGAGATAGGAGCCAACTGGGCAGATGAGCTCCCCTTCGTGTTGTGGTCTGATAGAACTACCCCCAAAGTGGCATTAGGTCAAACACCATTCAGTCTGGTATATGGGGCCGAGGCAGTTATTCCCTCTGAGGTGCAAGTACCGACACATCGATATGTCACCGAAGAGAGAAACCAGGTAGAAATGGCTAGCAGCCTAGATACCAATGATGAACCAAGGACCAGCGCCCAAATCAGGATGGCAGCCTACAAGCAGACAActgccagaagttacaacaaaaacGTAAGGCTGAGAACGCTGCAGGTAGGGGACCTGGTACTCAGGAAGGTATTCCCAAACACCATGAACCAGAgtgcaggcaaattcgcctacaactgggaaggtccctaccgcaTAGAAGGCATCGTGGGTAATGGGGCATACAAGTTGGAGACTATGGATGGAGAAGGTGTCCCTAGATCCTGGAACATCATTCACCTTAAAAAGTATTATGTCTGA